The following coding sequences lie in one Gemmatimonadota bacterium genomic window:
- a CDS encoding DinB family protein, whose amino-acid sequence MLTRLLDHLIWADLRTADALATLPMPDAELLRLYAHLLGAEAVWLARIAGRSGDVLVWPTLSLEECRQLAATNHAEFVTMQGALDDGDGERVVSYANTRGERFDNTVNEILHHVCLHGMYHRGQVMLGIRQEEGTPISTDFIVFARGA is encoded by the coding sequence ATGCTCACTCGCCTCCTCGACCACCTGATCTGGGCCGACCTCCGCACCGCGGATGCGCTCGCCACATTGCCGATGCCCGACGCCGAGCTGCTGCGGCTCTACGCCCACCTGCTCGGCGCCGAGGCGGTGTGGCTGGCCCGGATTGCCGGGCGCAGCGGTGATGTGCTGGTGTGGCCAACGCTCTCCCTCGAGGAATGTCGCCAGCTCGCGGCCACCAATCACGCCGAGTTCGTGACGATGCAGGGCGCCCTCGACGATGGTGACGGCGAGCGGGTGGTCAGCTACGCCAACACGCGCGGTGAGCGCTTCGACAACACCGTGAACGAGATCCTCCATCATGTCTGCCTGCACGGGATGTATCATCGCGGCCAGGTGATGCTCGGCATCCGGCAGGAAGAGGGGACGCCAATCTCGACCGATTTCATCGTCTTCGCCCGCGGCGCATAA
- a CDS encoding DUF411 domain-containing protein — MRLRSLLPTLLLLAGAASVAAATRAPAPAPLAIRVVKSPSCGCCTAWVDYLKTKGFTVTVEAREEFTALKRANGVTPALESCHTAFINGYVVEGHVPAELIKQLIATKPAGVKGIAVPGMPIGSPGMEQGPPQRYTVYTFDAKGKATVFAQR, encoded by the coding sequence ATGCGCCTCCGCTCCCTCCTCCCCACCCTCCTTCTCCTCGCCGGCGCCGCATCCGTCGCGGCGGCCACTCGCGCTCCGGCTCCGGCACCGCTGGCAATCCGCGTGGTGAAGTCGCCGTCCTGCGGCTGCTGCACGGCGTGGGTGGACTACCTGAAGACCAAGGGCTTCACCGTCACCGTCGAGGCGCGTGAGGAATTCACGGCGCTGAAGCGGGCGAACGGCGTGACGCCGGCGCTGGAGTCGTGCCACACCGCCTTCATCAACGGCTATGTCGTGGAGGGACACGTCCCGGCCGAGCTGATCAAGCAGTTGATCGCGACCAAGCCGGCGGGTGTGAAGGGCATCGCGGTCCCCGGGATGCCGATCGGGTCGCCTGGGATGGAGCAGGGGCCGCCACAGCGTTACACCGTCTACACCTTCGATGCGAAGGGGAAGGCGACGGTCTTCGCACAGCGATGA
- a CDS encoding M20/M25/M40 family metallo-hydrolase, with product MNQSSIDLLSRLLDAPGPSGFERAPARLWREAAAFADDVHADVGGNSFATVHPASGPSGALRVMFAGHIDEIGVMLVHVDEHGFCYFEPIGGWDPQVFVGQRVVLLGRNGAVPGVIGKQAIHLMDQVDRDKLSKPHDLWIDIGATSRAEALALVAIGDAGVLGSTVTHLPNGRIVSRSLDNRIGAFVVLEALRRLAADRPALSVTAVATTQEEIAYSGGGARTSATSLAAHAAIVVDVTHATDSPGIEKKRHGEVKLGGGPVLSRGAAVNPVLFDLLVETATAEGIPFTVQGAARYTGTDADAIFTARGGVATALVSVPLRYMHSPNELAALSDIEHAAALLAATARRLEHATDLIPR from the coding sequence ATGAACCAATCTTCCATCGACCTCCTCTCCCGCCTCCTCGACGCCCCCGGCCCCTCCGGCTTCGAGCGGGCCCCGGCCCGCCTCTGGCGCGAGGCCGCCGCCTTCGCCGATGACGTTCACGCCGATGTCGGCGGCAACTCGTTCGCCACGGTGCACCCGGCGAGCGGGCCCTCCGGGGCGCTTCGGGTGATGTTTGCCGGGCACATCGACGAGATCGGCGTGATGCTCGTCCACGTGGACGAGCACGGCTTCTGTTACTTCGAGCCGATCGGGGGCTGGGATCCGCAGGTCTTCGTCGGGCAGCGCGTCGTCCTGCTGGGCCGCAACGGCGCCGTTCCCGGGGTGATCGGCAAGCAGGCGATCCACCTCATGGATCAGGTCGACCGCGACAAGCTGTCGAAGCCGCACGACCTCTGGATCGACATCGGCGCCACGTCGCGGGCCGAGGCGCTGGCGCTCGTCGCGATCGGCGATGCCGGGGTGCTCGGCTCGACCGTCACGCATCTGCCGAACGGTCGGATCGTCTCCCGCTCGCTCGACAATCGCATCGGAGCGTTCGTCGTCCTCGAGGCGCTGCGCCGACTCGCCGCCGATCGTCCCGCCCTGTCCGTGACCGCCGTAGCGACCACCCAGGAGGAGATCGCCTACAGCGGCGGTGGGGCGCGCACCTCGGCCACCTCGTTGGCGGCCCATGCCGCCATCGTGGTCGATGTCACGCACGCGACCGACTCGCCAGGGATCGAAAAGAAGCGCCATGGCGAAGTGAAGCTCGGCGGTGGCCCGGTCCTCTCGCGTGGCGCCGCGGTGAATCCGGTGCTCTTCGACCTCTTGGTGGAGACGGCGACGGCAGAAGGAATTCCATTCACGGTGCAGGGCGCGGCGAGGTACACCGGCACCGATGCCGATGCCATCTTCACCGCGCGCGGCGGCGTGGCGACGGCCCTGGTGTCGGTGCCGCTGCGGTACATGCACTCACCCAACGAATTGGCGGCGTTGAGCGACATCGAACATGCCGCAGCGCTGTTGGCCGCCACGGCGCGTCGACTCGAGCACGCCACCGACCTCATCCCGCGCTAG
- a CDS encoding DUF481 domain-containing protein: MLHVARCALLLALLPAGLVAQAGTTPPPTGAVPPAVAPAPAPKPPSVIKFTGDLGYVSTAGNSSVQTLNLGDRVSAKFGVVTISQQFSLVHGRSKGKTVTSLYRAQVRSDYSLQATFGLYAQVNYERNVFAGLASRVATNTGLTALLHADPRHRWLLEGGVSVTAQRSVDPVTRPNQDFLGGRAATSYTHRLGAKASFAQSVELLPNFRDREDLRINTESTVVAPITKEVGVKLSYVIRYDGLPQPGFLSTDRLFTSGIQITL; encoded by the coding sequence ATGCTGCATGTCGCCCGCTGCGCCCTCCTGCTCGCCCTGCTTCCCGCAGGGCTGGTGGCGCAGGCGGGCACCACACCGCCGCCGACGGGCGCGGTGCCCCCCGCAGTGGCGCCGGCGCCTGCGCCGAAGCCCCCCAGCGTGATCAAGTTCACCGGCGATCTCGGCTACGTCAGCACCGCGGGCAATTCGTCGGTCCAGACCTTGAACCTCGGCGACCGGGTCAGCGCCAAGTTCGGCGTGGTCACCATCTCGCAGCAGTTCTCGCTGGTCCACGGTCGCAGCAAGGGGAAGACGGTCACTTCGCTCTATCGGGCGCAGGTGCGCTCGGACTATTCCCTGCAGGCCACCTTCGGGCTCTATGCCCAGGTGAACTACGAACGAAACGTCTTCGCGGGCCTGGCCTCGCGGGTCGCGACCAACACCGGGCTCACGGCACTGCTGCACGCCGACCCACGCCACCGCTGGTTGCTTGAGGGCGGCGTATCGGTCACCGCGCAGCGCTCGGTCGATCCGGTCACCCGGCCGAACCAGGACTTCCTCGGTGGGCGTGCGGCGACGTCGTACACCCACAGGCTCGGCGCCAAGGCGTCATTCGCACAATCGGTCGAGCTGCTGCCGAACTTTCGTGACCGGGAAGACCTGCGCATCAACACCGAGAGCACCGTGGTGGCGCCGATCACCAAGGAGGTCGGCGTCAAGCTGAGCTACGTGATCCGCTACGACGGCCTGCCGCAGCCGGGCTTCCTCTCGACGGACCGCCTCTTCACCTCCGGCATTCAGATCACGCTCTGA
- a CDS encoding DUF481 domain-containing protein: MITFLLAMSALAPADTAKTVKFTVDAGFVNTTGNTEITSVNLGNKIEATQRGWKFTQTGGVVYGKNDGEVNTSLWLASLRGARDLSAKVSLFVVTEFDRNTFAGISSRYAPQLGVAAKLVDAEKDKLRAEVGGGYTWQNAVAVGKSAEFAAGRGALLYARQLGPKASFGQTLEFLPNFKTSDDLRINSETALTAPLASGVAMKASYVIRYDGLPETGFRKTDRILTTGLQLAF, encoded by the coding sequence ATGATCACCTTCCTTCTGGCGATGAGCGCCCTCGCGCCCGCCGACACGGCCAAGACCGTGAAGTTCACCGTGGACGCCGGCTTCGTGAACACCACCGGCAACACCGAGATCACCTCCGTCAACCTCGGCAACAAGATCGAGGCCACCCAGCGCGGCTGGAAGTTCACCCAGACCGGCGGCGTGGTCTACGGCAAGAACGACGGCGAGGTCAACACTTCACTCTGGCTGGCCTCGCTGCGGGGCGCACGCGATCTCTCCGCGAAGGTCTCGCTCTTCGTCGTGACGGAGTTCGACCGCAATACCTTCGCCGGCATCTCCTCGCGCTATGCGCCGCAGCTCGGCGTCGCCGCGAAGCTCGTTGATGCGGAGAAGGACAAGCTCCGCGCCGAGGTCGGCGGCGGCTACACCTGGCAGAACGCCGTGGCGGTCGGAAAGAGCGCGGAGTTCGCGGCCGGTCGCGGGGCGCTGCTCTATGCGCGCCAGCTCGGCCCCAAGGCGAGCTTCGGGCAGACGCTGGAGTTCCTCCCCAACTTCAAGACCAGCGACGACCTGCGCATCAACAGCGAAACCGCCCTCACCGCGCCGCTGGCGAGTGGCGTCGCGATGAAGGCGAGCTACGTGATCCGCTACGACGGGCTCCCCGAAACGGGCTTCCGCAAAACGGATCGGATTCTCACCACGGGGCTGCAGCTGGCATTCTGA
- a CDS encoding bifunctional metallophosphatase/5'-nucleotidase: MRRALSLLLALLVTLPGATPAQGRAPRTATFLHFNDVYEIGAIDGGQIGGLARVATLAKQLRRTLPGVVTTLGGDFLSPSALGLAEIGGERLAGRQMVSVLNAVGVSWATLGNHEFDLREAEFRARMAEARFPVVIANVVDSSGKRFPNTVASTVLRVRTPGGSLRVGLFAVMLRDNAPAWTRFEEPLTAATREVAALADSNVDVIIALTHQTLAADQQLAERLPEIALIIGGHEHENYLIRRGAHFTPIVKADANVRSVALVRLTVAGRGARPVVDVRFVPIDSSLREDPAVAREVGTWVARGDSAYRAAGMEPRATVTTLTEALDGREATVRVRPGRLTTVIAEALRAEVPGAEVGLMNGGSIRIDDVLAPGPVTQYDVIRILPFGGRVSGTTMTGALLAQVLEQGEANRGTGGYLHPVGVTRDGDRWLVGGAPLDPTRRYTVATTDFLLTGKEKGLGYLAPGNAGLGPITTYRDIRQAVIDRLRAVYGAP, from the coding sequence ATGCGCCGTGCCCTGAGCCTGCTGCTCGCCCTCCTCGTCACCCTCCCGGGAGCCACCCCGGCTCAGGGGCGGGCGCCCAGAACGGCGACCTTCCTGCATTTCAACGACGTCTACGAGATCGGTGCCATCGATGGCGGGCAGATCGGCGGTCTGGCCCGAGTGGCGACCCTCGCCAAGCAGCTGCGCCGGACCCTGCCCGGGGTGGTGACCACCCTCGGTGGTGACTTCCTCTCTCCGTCGGCCCTCGGCCTGGCAGAGATCGGGGGGGAGCGACTGGCCGGCCGCCAGATGGTATCGGTCCTGAACGCCGTCGGCGTGAGCTGGGCCACCTTGGGCAATCACGAATTCGACCTGCGGGAGGCGGAGTTCCGGGCCCGGATGGCGGAAGCCCGCTTCCCCGTGGTGATCGCCAACGTCGTCGACAGCAGCGGGAAGCGCTTTCCCAACACGGTGGCCAGCACGGTGCTGCGGGTGCGCACCCCGGGTGGGAGCCTTCGGGTGGGACTCTTCGCGGTCATGCTGCGTGACAACGCTCCGGCCTGGACGCGCTTCGAGGAGCCGCTGACCGCCGCCACCCGGGAGGTTGCCGCCCTCGCCGACAGCAACGTCGACGTCATCATTGCGCTGACGCACCAGACGCTCGCGGCCGACCAGCAACTGGCGGAACGGTTGCCCGAGATCGCGCTGATCATTGGCGGCCATGAGCACGAGAACTACCTGATCCGCCGCGGCGCGCACTTCACGCCGATCGTGAAGGCGGATGCCAATGTCCGTAGCGTTGCGTTGGTCCGGCTGACGGTGGCGGGCCGCGGTGCCCGGCCGGTGGTCGATGTGCGCTTCGTGCCGATCGATTCGTCCCTGCGCGAAGATCCGGCCGTCGCGCGGGAGGTGGGCACCTGGGTCGCCCGTGGCGACTCGGCCTACCGCGCGGCCGGGATGGAGCCGCGGGCCACGGTCACGACGCTGACGGAGGCACTGGATGGCCGCGAGGCCACGGTGCGGGTACGGCCGGGTCGGCTCACGACGGTGATCGCCGAGGCGTTGCGCGCCGAAGTGCCCGGGGCGGAGGTCGGCCTGATGAACGGCGGCTCGATCCGCATCGACGATGTCCTGGCTCCGGGTCCGGTGACCCAGTACGACGTGATCCGCATCCTCCCCTTCGGGGGCCGTGTCAGCGGCACGACGATGACCGGTGCGCTGCTCGCGCAGGTGCTGGAGCAGGGCGAGGCCAATCGCGGCACCGGTGGCTATCTCCATCCCGTGGGTGTCACGCGCGACGGTGACCGCTGGCTGGTCGGCGGCGCACCACTCGACCCGACGAGGCGCTACACCGTGGCCACCACCGATTTCCTGCTCACCGGCAAGGAGAAAGGCCTCGGCTACCTCGCCCCGGGCAACGCCGGGCTCGGACCGATCACCACGTACCGCGACATCCGCCAAGCCGTGATCGATCGGCTGCGTGCGGTGTACGGCGCTCCATGA
- a CDS encoding RidA family protein, whose product MRLLPLIPRTTMRPTAAALLTIGLTLTACAPAAPRTPPGMMPTPSATPERIVAPSVPTLDGMPAAVRVGFTVQVSGMVPVDSAGRLVGTDLNGQVRQALGNFVTVVRAARGVPGDVVRLTVYLRDPSTEAVETVRTAILDVLGKDAPPALTVVGVSALPEAAMRVMIEGTAQLRSEFPDRSRMGPGS is encoded by the coding sequence ATGAGACTCCTTCCCCTCATCCCCCGGACGACGATGCGACCGACTGCCGCTGCCCTGCTCACCATCGGACTGACCCTCACCGCCTGCGCGCCCGCCGCGCCGCGCACCCCGCCGGGGATGATGCCGACGCCCTCCGCCACACCAGAGCGGATCGTGGCACCCTCCGTCCCGACGCTCGACGGCATGCCGGCGGCGGTCCGCGTCGGCTTCACGGTGCAGGTCTCGGGGATGGTGCCGGTCGATTCGGCCGGCCGCCTCGTCGGCACCGACCTGAATGGTCAGGTCCGCCAGGCACTTGGGAACTTCGTCACCGTCGTGCGCGCCGCGCGCGGCGTCCCCGGCGACGTGGTCCGCCTGACCGTCTACCTCCGTGATCCCTCGACCGAGGCCGTCGAGACCGTGCGCACCGCCATCCTCGACGTGCTCGGGAAGGACGCGCCACCGGCCCTCACCGTGGTCGGCGTGAGTGCCCTGCCCGAAGCGGCGATGCGGGTGATGATCGAGGGGACGGCACAGCTGAGGAGTGAGTTTCCGGATCGGAGCAGGATGGGTCCGGGGTCATGA
- a CDS encoding ATP-binding cassette domain-containing protein — protein sequence MSTLSTRALRIRYPAQSHWALDGVTLDVAPGAVTWLTGALGSGTSTLLLAMAGLAPRLTGGERRGEVLLDGRDVATLAPLPHGIAYLGPTPALQLSGIAATVRDEIAVGPMNLGWPVEQIRAAADDAMQRLGIGHLADRAPRALSGGEQQRVLLAALAATSPTLWLLDEPFSALDATSRAHVQRWLRGLTRGGATVVIACDEADTIVEIADRLVVLQHGTVALDGAPAPLLAGDAILATGAATTEAAALAAAAQMPAPRPILAAPLLGAVGLAARTGVVEMIAAPLAAGTPLLECRDVQFAYRDGPAVLRGVSVSVHAGEAVGVFGANGAGKSTLLRLAMALDHPTSGTVTVRGLETRGRHPEELAPAVGFLFQQPERQLFSASVRAECAVGPRLAGWSSARVHEAVAAVLAELGLDDVIDEHPYDLPVPRRRLVALAAVLATDPELLLLDEPTAALDGASRSRVAGVVRARVARGRAVVAITHDASFAHEALDRALWLRDGQIVRDGATRSILTAGGHDLPATLVAALALDLPPGADRQLAVAAALSRRQTR from the coding sequence ATGAGCACGCTCTCGACGCGGGCACTGCGCATTCGCTATCCGGCGCAATCACACTGGGCGCTCGACGGCGTGACGCTCGACGTCGCGCCCGGCGCGGTGACCTGGCTCACCGGCGCGCTCGGCAGTGGCACCAGCACGCTCCTGCTGGCGATGGCCGGGCTCGCGCCGCGTCTCACCGGTGGCGAACGCCGCGGCGAGGTGTTGCTCGACGGTCGGGACGTCGCAACGCTCGCCCCGCTCCCGCACGGCATCGCGTATCTCGGTCCGACTCCCGCCTTGCAGTTGAGCGGGATCGCCGCAACGGTGCGCGACGAGATCGCCGTGGGGCCGATGAATCTCGGCTGGCCGGTGGAGCAGATTCGCGCCGCCGCAGACGACGCGATGCAGCGGCTTGGCATCGGGCATCTCGCCGATCGGGCGCCTCGTGCGCTCTCCGGTGGCGAACAGCAGCGCGTGCTGCTCGCGGCGCTCGCTGCAACGTCACCCACGCTCTGGCTGCTCGACGAGCCATTCTCCGCCCTCGACGCGACCAGCCGTGCCCACGTGCAGCGGTGGCTGCGCGGGCTGACGCGGGGCGGTGCCACCGTGGTGATCGCCTGCGACGAAGCCGACACGATCGTCGAGATCGCCGATCGCTTGGTGGTGCTGCAACACGGCACCGTGGCACTCGACGGTGCGCCGGCGCCGTTACTCGCGGGCGATGCGATCCTCGCCACCGGTGCGGCGACGACCGAGGCAGCCGCCCTGGCGGCCGCGGCGCAGATGCCGGCCCCGCGCCCGATCCTCGCTGCGCCGTTGCTGGGTGCCGTTGGCCTCGCGGCACGGACCGGGGTCGTCGAGATGATCGCGGCGCCGCTCGCGGCCGGCACACCATTGCTCGAATGCCGCGATGTGCAGTTCGCCTATCGCGATGGCCCCGCGGTGCTTCGCGGCGTCTCGGTCTCGGTGCACGCCGGCGAGGCGGTCGGGGTGTTCGGCGCGAACGGCGCCGGCAAGTCGACGCTGTTGCGGCTGGCGATGGCACTCGACCACCCGACCTCCGGCACCGTGACGGTGCGCGGCCTCGAGACGCGCGGCCGCCACCCGGAAGAGCTGGCCCCCGCTGTGGGATTCCTCTTTCAGCAACCGGAACGACAACTCTTCTCGGCGTCGGTGCGGGCCGAGTGCGCGGTCGGACCCCGGCTCGCGGGGTGGAGCAGCGCACGCGTTCACGAGGCCGTCGCTGCGGTGCTCGCCGAGCTCGGGCTCGACGACGTGATCGACGAACACCCCTATGACCTGCCCGTGCCACGGCGTCGCCTGGTGGCACTGGCCGCGGTGTTGGCGACCGACCCGGAACTCCTGCTGCTCGACGAGCCGACCGCCGCGCTGGACGGGGCGTCCCGCAGCCGAGTCGCGGGCGTCGTCCGAGCGCGAGTGGCGCGCGGGCGGGCGGTGGTGGCAATCACGCACGACGCCTCCTTCGCCCACGAGGCACTCGACCGGGCCCTCTGGTTGCGCGATGGGCAGATCGTTCGCGACGGGGCGACCCGGAGTATCCTCACCGCCGGTGGGCATGACCTTCCCGCCACACTGGTCGCCGCCCTCGCCCTCGACCTTCCGCCCGGGGCGGATCGTCAGCTGGCGGTCGCGGCCGCGCTTTCGCGCCGCCAAACGCGCTAG
- a CDS encoding putative metal-dependent hydrolase — MSDPRYPIGPFVAPTGWDDHLVAMWRGAIAELPRALRATVSTLDDAALDTPYRDGGWTVRQIVHHLADSHLNAYLRFKLALTEENPVIRPYSQEAFAKLPDSTHLTVAPSLEMLEGLHVRWGMLLSTLDDAALHRTFVHPEYNKTFTLGHTLALYAWHGQHHTAQIIALCNSRGW, encoded by the coding sequence ATGAGTGACCCACGTTATCCCATCGGACCCTTCGTCGCGCCCACCGGGTGGGACGACCATCTCGTGGCGATGTGGCGCGGCGCGATCGCCGAACTGCCGCGCGCGCTCCGCGCCACCGTCTCGACTCTCGACGATGCCGCGCTCGACACCCCGTATCGCGACGGGGGCTGGACGGTGCGCCAGATCGTCCACCATCTGGCCGACTCGCACCTCAATGCCTACCTGCGCTTCAAGTTGGCGCTGACCGAGGAGAATCCGGTCATTCGCCCCTATTCGCAGGAGGCGTTCGCCAAGCTCCCCGACTCGACGCACCTCACGGTGGCGCCGTCGCTGGAGATGCTCGAAGGACTCCACGTTCGCTGGGGGATGCTGCTGTCCACCCTTGACGACGCGGCGTTGCACCGCACCTTTGTGCACCCCGAGTACAACAAGACCTTCACCCTGGGCCACACCCTGGCGCTCTATGCCTGGCATGGCCAGCACCATACTGCGCAGATCATCGCCCTGTGCAACAGCCGGGGTTGGTAG
- a CDS encoding 1-acyl-sn-glycerol-3-phosphate acyltransferase → MPTRFRTTLASIWTWTLLAMALVVTLPCVLLYRAVAWPWDRWNYRGGRWFRNIGPFVAFITPRWRFETRGVMPADPRHPYVVVSNHESFADMLLLTHLPWEMKWLSKVEIFRIPFLGWLLWAAMDIGVKRGRGTSAKDAMNECKRRLKDHVSVMIFPEGTRSPEEAMLPFKDGAFRLAVEAGVPILPLALYGTRHAIAKHDWRIGTTHAIVEVLAAEPTAGLTMADVPALRERVRERILTARNRLRDELAREPQPQ, encoded by the coding sequence ATGCCCACCCGCTTCCGAACCACCCTCGCCTCCATCTGGACCTGGACCCTCCTGGCCATGGCGCTGGTGGTGACCCTGCCGTGCGTGCTGCTCTACCGGGCGGTGGCGTGGCCGTGGGATCGCTGGAACTACCGGGGTGGCCGCTGGTTCCGGAACATCGGGCCGTTCGTGGCGTTCATCACGCCGCGCTGGCGCTTCGAGACCCGGGGCGTGATGCCGGCCGATCCGCGGCACCCGTATGTGGTGGTGTCGAACCACGAGTCGTTCGCCGACATGCTGCTGCTCACCCACCTGCCGTGGGAGATGAAGTGGCTCAGCAAGGTCGAGATCTTCCGGATCCCGTTCCTCGGCTGGCTGCTCTGGGCGGCGATGGACATCGGGGTGAAGCGGGGGCGCGGCACCAGCGCGAAGGACGCGATGAACGAGTGCAAGCGCCGGCTGAAGGACCATGTCTCGGTGATGATCTTCCCCGAGGGGACGCGCTCACCGGAGGAGGCGATGCTGCCGTTCAAGGACGGCGCGTTCCGGCTGGCGGTCGAGGCCGGCGTCCCGATCCTCCCGTTGGCGCTCTACGGCACGCGCCACGCGATCGCCAAGCACGATTGGCGCATCGGGACGACCCACGCGATTGTCGAGGTGTTGGCGGCCGAGCCGACCGCAGGGCTGACAATGGCGGATGTGCCGGCGCTGCGGGAGCGGGTGCGGGAGCGGATCCTGACGGCGCGGAACCGGCTCCGGGACGAACTGGCACGGGAGCCGCAGCCGCAGTAG
- a CDS encoding HEAT repeat domain-containing protein, producing MPVPLIALLASSLHEASASGKDPASYARAVSLLARAVGGSAVAIAVNDDGLLVNGIPVPSNAPGVPQVVEALAKLRLGGLSIPPQVESSRWRDLVELLVGAPVQYPDPASFVAALLAIVPGASVQPMSAARAPGGVAGVAPRLIPTDEWGGGEMLTLGTTDVERAGMSTRLDPILERGRAAADDNDEATLAEVLLELSNLDVSAVDAVSVRAERRRLAPPRVLEAMARRLTEPTSPGVIAKALTTFGAEAADAIVEVMRDAHHRAARRTYIAALAEMPDAEGTILAALTGSDPQVVSDVAEAAGRRMMVTAVPTLARLLRHHEEMVRTAAWRALEHIDTPDARRALA from the coding sequence ATGCCCGTGCCACTCATCGCCCTGCTCGCCTCGTCGTTGCATGAGGCGAGTGCCTCCGGAAAGGATCCGGCCAGCTACGCGCGCGCGGTGTCGTTGCTGGCGCGCGCCGTCGGGGGCTCGGCGGTCGCCATCGCGGTCAATGACGATGGTCTCCTGGTCAATGGCATCCCGGTTCCCTCGAATGCGCCGGGCGTCCCCCAGGTCGTCGAGGCGCTGGCCAAACTCCGCCTGGGTGGCCTGAGCATTCCACCCCAGGTGGAGTCATCGCGGTGGCGGGATCTCGTCGAACTGCTCGTCGGGGCGCCCGTCCAATACCCCGACCCGGCCTCGTTCGTCGCCGCACTGCTCGCCATTGTCCCGGGCGCCAGTGTGCAACCGATGTCTGCCGCCCGCGCGCCGGGCGGTGTCGCGGGCGTCGCCCCGCGCCTGATACCGACCGATGAGTGGGGTGGTGGCGAGATGCTCACCCTCGGGACCACCGATGTCGAGCGCGCGGGGATGTCGACACGCCTCGACCCGATCCTCGAACGTGGTCGGGCGGCAGCGGATGACAACGACGAGGCAACGCTGGCCGAGGTATTGCTCGAATTGTCGAACCTTGACGTCTCGGCCGTCGATGCCGTGAGCGTGCGTGCGGAGCGGCGTCGACTGGCCCCGCCCCGCGTGCTCGAGGCGATGGCGCGTCGACTCACCGAGCCGACGTCCCCTGGCGTGATTGCCAAGGCGCTGACGACCTTCGGGGCCGAAGCCGCGGACGCCATTGTCGAAGTGATGCGCGACGCCCATCACCGCGCCGCCCGACGTACCTACATCGCCGCACTGGCGGAGATGCCGGACGCCGAGGGAACCATCCTGGCGGCACTGACGGGCAGCGACCCGCAGGTGGTGTCGGACGTGGCCGAAGCAGCAGGCCGTCGGATGATGGTCACGGCGGTGCCGACGCTCGCGCGATTGCTGAGACACCACGAGGAAATGGTGCGCACCGCCGCCTGGCGGGCCCTCGAACACATCGACACCCCGGATGCCCGGCGCGCCTTGGCCTGA
- a CDS encoding YdeI/OmpD-associated family protein — MTSPRPPLAEPPDLRAALRAEPALRKVFSALAYTHQREHIEALLTAKKPETRARRLAKTLDMLRSDQPARVATNSTRPTVAKMGLRAGQRLLVLDADTAARATFATLPAGVERLSRAATANADVVVLYALTAEALVRRLPTALKALVAGGTLWVAYPKQSSGRATTLTRDHGWAAMHAAGWRGITLIAFDDHWSGEKCRHE, encoded by the coding sequence ATGACGTCGCCCCGCCCGCCGCTGGCCGAGCCGCCCGACCTGCGAGCGGCGCTCCGAGCAGAACCGGCGCTGCGCAAGGTGTTCAGCGCGCTCGCCTATACCCATCAACGGGAACACATCGAGGCGCTGCTCACCGCCAAGAAGCCGGAGACGCGGGCGCGGCGGCTGGCGAAGACCCTCGACATGCTCCGCAGCGACCAGCCAGCGCGCGTTGCCACCAATTCCACCCGGCCGACCGTCGCCAAGATGGGGCTCCGCGCCGGGCAGCGGCTGCTGGTGCTCGATGCCGACACAGCGGCGCGCGCGACCTTCGCCACGTTGCCCGCCGGTGTCGAACGCCTCAGTCGCGCGGCAACGGCAAATGCCGACGTGGTGGTCCTCTACGCCCTCACGGCCGAGGCACTCGTCCGCCGACTCCCGACGGCGCTCAAGGCGCTCGTGGCTGGTGGCACGCTCTGGGTGGCGTATCCGAAGCAGTCCTCCGGCCGCGCCACGACGCTCACCCGCGACCACGGCTGGGCGGCAATGCACGCCGCCGGCTGGCGCGGCATCACCCTGATTGCCTTCGACGACCACTGGTCTGGAGAGAAATGTCGCCATGAGTGA